A genomic segment from Dermacentor silvarum isolate Dsil-2018 chromosome 11, BIME_Dsil_1.4, whole genome shotgun sequence encodes:
- the LOC119433872 gene encoding dnaJ homolog subfamily C member 25 homolog, with protein sequence MLRHRRILQLLFLTVFCVTASHAFIDGLYCGRESCYDVLGITRDTSKAEMARAYRQLARKYHPDMHKTQEAKAKAAERFTLIATAYEILKDDESRKDYDDMLDNPEAIYRHYYRYYRKRMAPKVDIRIVLAVTITVISAVQYYGAWHRYHAAIDHLITVPKYRLRAMEIAKKEGLFNPNKKKDRRRKEEIKEEEENTLKRILEEQVDIRGGYSKPTVRHVLWVQLVLLPYTVGSYLWWQARWLIKFNLRGEELGLPEKEYLIRRQMALSQSQWDALEERDRQGFFRDELWISENFKVWKQKQEDEMKAKLAESARYKSYRRYMKNHGPGQITFED encoded by the exons ATGCTAAGACACCGGCGGATCTTACAGCTCTTGTTCCTCACTGTGTTCTGCGTCACCGCGTCCCACGCCTTTATCGATGGTCTCTACTGCGGCAGGGAGAGCTGTTACGATG TATTGGGCATTACAAGAGACACATCCAAG GCCGAAATGGCGAGGGCTTATCGACAGCTGGCAAGGAAGTACCACCCTGACATGCACAAGACACAG GAGGCAAAGGCCAAGGCTGCCGAACGTTTCACACTTATAGCGACTGCTTATGAG ATTCTCAAGGATGATGAATCTCGAAAAGATTATGATGACATGCTGGATAACCCAG AGGCAATATACCGGCATTATTACCGGTACTATCGCAAGCGCATGGCACCTAAGGTTGACATTCGCATCGTCCTCGCAGTCACAATCACAGTCATCTCAGCCGTTCAG TATTACGGTGCATGGCACAGGTATCATGCTGCCATCGACCATCTCATCACAGTGCCTAAATACAGGCTCAGA GCCATGGAGATTGCCAAAAAGGAAGGGTTGTTTAACCCAAACAAGAAAAAGGACAGGAGAAGAAAA GAAGAGATaaaggaggaagaggagaacaCACTCAAGCGCATCCTGGAGGAGCAGGTAGACATCCGGGGCGGCTACAGCAAGCCGACAGTGCGGCACGTGCTCTGGGTCCAGCTGGTGCTGCTGCCCTACACGGTGGGCAGCTACCTCTGGTGGCAGGCCCGCTGGCTGATAAAGTTCAACCTGCGAGGCGAGGAGCTGGGCCTGCCCGAGAAAGAGTACCTCATCCGACGCCAGATGGCGCTCTCCCAGTCCCAGTGGGACGCCCTCGAGGAGCGCGATCGGCAGGGCTTCTTCCGCGACGAGCTGTGGATCTCCGAGAACTTCAAG GTGTGGAAGCAAAAGCAGGAGGACGAGATGAAAGCCAAGCTTGCGGAAAGCGCCCGGTACAAAAGTTACCGGCGGTACATGAAGAACCATGGCCCTGGGCAGATCACTTTCGAAGACTGA
- the LOC119433328 gene encoding uncharacterized protein LOC119433328: protein MCRGSRGKQQQQQRPPEPWCLLYGSVCCKPLWRRPWRVRCRASASPAMNIEVEDPMVAPADDCRLVLDSSLNTAKAASALTVCVDNPGVHFKRFCRCGLQRPAFLDLEIGDPGFIQELHTKKRNQKLMVLILTVACIVNLAVTGIGIAYLRLHFAQEDILSIDEVSPDARRDKEEAASLYSHIKAMIKRRVKAPTSAKQTSATPGYRPKHRQRTRWTSRFHFPNLPWFKSVTTSMAPKIFKAPSGYSLT from the exons atgtgCCGTGGGTCAAGaggaaaacaacaacagcaacaacggcCTCCCGAGCCATGGTGTCTGCTTTATGGCAGTGTGTGTTGCAAGCCACTATGGCGTAGGCCTTGGAGAGTGCGTTGTCGCGCTTCCGCCTCACCGGCCATGAACATAGAAGTTGAAGACCCGATGGTGGCCCCTGCG GATGACTGTCGCCTAGTGCTGGATTCGTCACTGAACACTGCCAAAGCGGCTTCAGCACTGACAGTCTGTGTAGACAATCCAGGGGTCCACTTTAAAA GGTTCTGCCGGTGCGGTCTCCAAAGGCCAGCCTTCCTGGATTTGGAAATAGGTGATCCTGGCTTCATCCAGGAGCTACACACCAAGAAACGCAACCAGAAGCTGATGGTCCTCATTCTTACAGTGGCCTGCATTGTAAACCTGGCTGTCACAGGCATTGGCATAGCCTACTTGCGGCTGCACTTTGCACAGGAGGACATCCTGTCCATCGATGAAGTGTCACCGGATGCTCGACGGGACAAGGAGGAAG CTGCCAGTTTGTACAGCCACATCAAAGCCATGATCAAAAGAAGAGTCAAGGCACCTACAAGTGCAAAGCAAACATCAGCAACACCAGGCTATAGGCCAAAGCACAGGCAAAGAACGCGGTGGACATCCCGCTTCCACTTCCCGAACCTTCCATGGTTCAAAAGTGTCACCACAAGCATGGCACCCAAGATCTTCAAGGCACCTTCTGGCTACTCTTTGACATGA